From Carassius gibelio isolate Cgi1373 ecotype wild population from Czech Republic chromosome B21, carGib1.2-hapl.c, whole genome shotgun sequence, the proteins below share one genomic window:
- the LOC127985612 gene encoding regulatory-associated protein of mTOR-like, which produces MPAEHRTMAVFILAVIVNNYNTGQEACLQGNLIAICLEQLNDPHPLLRQWVAICLGRIWQNFDSARWCGVRDSAHEKLYSLLSDPIPEVRCAAVFALGTFVGNSAERTDHSTTIDHNVAMMLAQLINDGSPIVRKASLLEFHCFFVFFQLHYLKFVLILRTVHL; this is translated from the exons ATGCCT GCTGAGCATCGGACCATGGCAGTCTTCATCCTTGCGGTCATTGTCAACAACTACAACACAGGACAG GAGGCTTGTCTGCAGGGTAACCTGATTGCGATCTGTCTGGAGCAGCTGAATGACCCTCATCCTCTTCTGAGGCAGTGGGTGGCAATCTGTTTGGGCCGTATCTGGCAGAACTTTGATTCTGCACGCTGGTGTGGAGTTCGAGATAGTGCTCATGAGAAGCTCTACAGCCTTCTGTCTGATCCGATACCAGAG GTGCGGTGTGCAGCTGTGTTTGCTTTGGGTACATTTGTTGGGAATTCTGCAGAGAGAACCGATCATTCTACCACCATTGATCATAATGTGGCCATGATGCTAGCACAACTCATTAATGATGGAAGTCCCATCGTGAGGAAGGCAAGTTTATTGGAattccattgtttttttgttttttttcaacttCATTATCTTAAGTTTGTTCTAATACTAAGAACTGTGCATCTTTGA